A region of Paenimyroides aestuarii DNA encodes the following proteins:
- a CDS encoding GNAT family N-acetyltransferase: MALKIVLLEKKYEKTKFSCGYELLDNYIKKQAKQDVNRDLSACYVLLEDDDIIKGYYTLSANSIKREEFEDDLIKKLPPSYVEIPTILLGRLAIDQSIKGKRLGEALLLDALKTSLQISKNMGILAVVVDPIDEKAIGFYTQYGFILLPTSGKMFLPMKTIKDLFKDI, translated from the coding sequence ATGGCGTTAAAAATAGTACTCCTTGAAAAAAAGTATGAAAAGACGAAATTCTCATGTGGATATGAACTTTTAGACAATTACATTAAAAAGCAAGCAAAACAAGATGTAAATCGTGATTTGTCGGCTTGTTATGTATTATTAGAAGATGATGATATTATCAAAGGATATTACACTTTATCTGCTAATTCTATTAAAAGAGAGGAATTTGAAGATGATCTAATTAAAAAGCTACCACCGAGTTATGTTGAAATTCCAACTATACTTTTAGGAAGATTAGCAATTGATCAATCTATCAAAGGAAAAAGATTAGGAGAAGCACTTTTATTAGACGCTTTAAAAACGAGTTTACAAATTTCAAAAAACATGGGAATCTTAGCGGTGGTGGTTGACCCAATTGATGAAAAAGCAATAGGATTTTATACTCAATATGGATTCATTTTACTACCCACTTCTGGTAAAATGTTTTTACCTATGAAGACAATAAAAGATTTATTTAAAGATATTTAA
- a CDS encoding agmatinase family protein → MLTKQQKIENFDPSQPGSADASIYGLPFTAHESEIIILPAPWEVTVSYGSGASEGPEAILNASFQVDLLHQEFPDLWKLGIYMDEAPQHWIENSEKYKNLAQPIIEALENGEAIETFPQLQADLDKINKASAQFNQEVKERTLYWMNQGKKVILLGGDHSTPMGYYEALASKNDLFGILHFDAHMDLREAYEGFTYSHASIMYNAIKLPQIEKIVQVGIRDFSEGEVEVVKKSNKVKVYTDTDLKAKQFTGTTWQDQCNEIIAQLPENVAISFDIDALYRWYCPNTGTPVPGGLAYEQATYLLSALANSNKKIIGIDLVEVAPGEDDWDGNVGARLLFHLCGVFAKNSGMNVGEKIEF, encoded by the coding sequence ATGCTTACTAAACAACAAAAAATCGAAAATTTTGATCCATCGCAACCCGGTTCGGCTGATGCATCTATTTATGGATTACCTTTCACAGCACACGAAAGTGAAATAATCATTTTACCAGCACCTTGGGAAGTAACGGTGAGTTATGGAAGTGGTGCCAGCGAAGGACCTGAAGCAATTTTAAACGCGTCCTTTCAAGTTGATTTACTGCATCAAGAATTTCCAGATTTATGGAAACTAGGAATTTATATGGACGAAGCGCCGCAACATTGGATTGAAAACAGCGAAAAATATAAAAATTTAGCCCAACCAATTATTGAAGCATTAGAAAATGGTGAAGCCATAGAAACATTCCCACAACTACAGGCAGATTTAGATAAAATTAATAAAGCATCGGCTCAATTCAACCAAGAAGTGAAAGAGCGCACACTTTATTGGATGAATCAAGGAAAGAAAGTAATTCTTTTGGGTGGCGATCATTCCACGCCCATGGGTTATTATGAAGCGTTGGCTAGTAAAAATGACCTTTTTGGTATTCTGCACTTTGATGCCCACATGGATTTGCGCGAAGCTTACGAAGGTTTTACCTATTCGCACGCTTCCATCATGTATAATGCTATAAAATTGCCACAAATAGAAAAAATAGTGCAAGTAGGCATTCGTGATTTTAGTGAAGGCGAAGTAGAAGTTGTAAAAAAATCAAACAAAGTAAAAGTATATACTGATACCGATTTAAAAGCAAAGCAATTCACAGGAACTACTTGGCAGGATCAGTGCAATGAAATAATAGCGCAGTTACCTGAAAATGTTGCAATTAGCTTTGATATAGATGCTCTTTATCGTTGGTATTGCCCCAATACAGGCACACCAGTTCCGGGTGGTTTAGCTTACGAACAAGCCACATATTTATTAAGTGCATTAGCAAATTCAAACAAAAAAATCATCGGAATTGATCTGGTAGAAGTTGCTCCAGGCGAAGATGATTGGGACGGAAATGTTGGTGCACGCTTATTGTTTCATTTGTGTGGAGTTTTTGCTAAAAACTCAGGAATGAATGTAGGCGAAAAGATTGAGTTTTAA
- a CDS encoding peptidylprolyl isomerase produces MKLFLKNILMTVLAVVSFVSVQAQQATKKRIDGVVGVVGNYVILDSDINNTLIQAKATGYDTAKLTRCELLGTLLENKLFTHQAIQDSIVLTDEEVNSYMDGQIDRMVEQAGSIDNVVQFYNKKSYEELRETFFDITKENLLASRMQDKLIKEVTITPEEIRQFYNKIPKDSLPMVGDQIEMAEIVIKPEITKEQRQAVIDKLNEIRQDVIDGSSFASKVYMYSEDKGSIQTGGLYTIDKKTQFVKEFKDVAFSLREGEISKPFETEHGYHIILLEKIKGKDLELRHILIKPKPTAEALEKAKTTLDELRIRILNKEITFADAARQYSEQKETKQSGGILLDRSGESRFELNKMEDRMLYEMVSNLKVGEISNNTLVTDPTDKQYYRIVQITNKIPQHLADFSKDYMQIRYVALKSKQNEVIGKWIADHIKDTYIYINDDYQNCNFKSNWLKNR; encoded by the coding sequence ATGAAATTATTTCTTAAAAACATTTTAATGACAGTTTTGGCTGTTGTTAGTTTTGTAAGCGTACAGGCACAACAAGCAACCAAAAAGCGTATCGATGGCGTTGTGGGTGTTGTAGGTAACTACGTTATTTTAGATTCTGATATAAACAATACCCTCATCCAAGCAAAAGCAACCGGCTACGATACTGCTAAACTAACCCGCTGTGAACTTTTGGGAACACTTTTAGAAAATAAATTGTTCACACACCAAGCCATTCAAGACAGTATTGTGTTGACAGATGAGGAAGTGAATAGTTATATGGATGGACAAATCGACCGTATGGTTGAACAAGCAGGTTCAATTGATAATGTGGTGCAGTTTTACAACAAAAAAAGCTATGAAGAATTAAGAGAAACGTTTTTCGACATTACAAAAGAAAATCTTTTGGCATCGCGTATGCAAGATAAGTTGATAAAAGAAGTAACCATTACCCCAGAAGAGATTCGCCAGTTTTACAATAAAATCCCAAAAGATTCATTGCCAATGGTGGGCGATCAAATAGAAATGGCAGAAATTGTTATAAAACCCGAAATCACAAAAGAACAGCGCCAAGCAGTTATTGATAAGCTCAATGAAATCCGTCAAGACGTTATAGACGGCTCGTCGTTTGCCAGCAAAGTGTATATGTATTCTGAAGACAAAGGATCTATACAAACAGGTGGTTTATATACCATCGACAAAAAAACGCAATTTGTAAAAGAATTTAAAGATGTGGCTTTTTCATTAAGAGAAGGCGAAATATCAAAACCTTTCGAAACAGAACACGGGTATCACATTATTTTATTAGAAAAAATTAAAGGGAAAGATTTAGAACTTCGCCATATATTAATAAAACCAAAACCAACCGCAGAAGCATTAGAAAAAGCAAAAACCACTTTAGATGAGTTGCGCATTCGTATTTTAAACAAAGAAATCACCTTTGCCGATGCAGCTCGTCAATATTCAGAACAAAAAGAAACCAAACAAAGCGGTGGAATTTTATTAGATCGTTCGGGAGAATCTCGATTTGAATTGAATAAAATGGAAGACAGAATGTTGTATGAAATGGTTTCAAATTTAAAAGTAGGTGAAATTTCAAACAACACTTTGGTAACTGATCCCACAGACAAACAATACTACCGAATTGTTCAAATAACCAATAAAATACCCCAACACCTTGCTGATTTTTCAAAAGATTATATGCAAATACGTTATGTGGCACTTAAATCAAAACAAAACGAGGTGATTGGAAAATGGATAGCAGATCATATAAAAGATACCTATATCTATATTAATGATGATTATCAAAACTGCAACTTTAAAAGCAATTGGCTTAAAAACAGATAA
- a CDS encoding peptide chain release factor 3 encodes MSFKDEILRRRTFGVIAHPDAGKTTLTEKLLLFGGAIQEAGAVKSNKIKKGATSDFMEIERQRGISVATSVLAFNYKNKKINILDTPGHKDFAEDTFRTLTAVDSVIVVIDVAKGVEEQTEKLVEVCRMRNIPMIVFINKLDREGKDAFDLLDEVEQKLGLKVTPLSFPIGMGYDFQGIYNIWEKNINLFSEDSRKNIDDVITIDDLEDKALDQLVGEKPAAKLREELELVAEVYPEFNREDYIKGDLQPVFFGSALNNFGVRELLDCFIEIAPSPRAKDSDTRTVLPDENKFAGFVFKIHANMDPKHRDRLAFIKIVSGTFERNKPYTHVRLGKNLKFSSPNAFFAEKKEIVDISYAGDIVGLHDTGNFKIGDTLTEGELMNFRGIPSFSPEHFRYINNADPMKSKQLEKGIDQLMDEGVAQLFTLELNGRKVIGTVGALQYEVIQYRLEHEYGAKCTYENFPAFKACWVRPEDPKNEEFAEFKRVKQKFLAKDKSGQLVFLADSEFSIQMTQSKYPTVKLDYVSERIL; translated from the coding sequence ATGAGTTTTAAAGACGAAATTTTACGCAGAAGAACCTTTGGTGTTATTGCCCATCCCGATGCCGGTAAAACCACCCTAACCGAAAAATTGCTTTTATTTGGTGGTGCTATTCAAGAAGCAGGTGCGGTAAAAAGCAATAAAATTAAGAAAGGAGCTACATCCGATTTTATGGAAATTGAGCGTCAAAGAGGAATTTCGGTGGCAACATCGGTGCTTGCGTTTAATTATAAAAATAAGAAAATCAACATTTTAGATACACCCGGACATAAAGATTTTGCCGAAGATACTTTTAGAACACTCACAGCCGTAGATTCGGTTATAGTGGTGATCGATGTTGCAAAAGGGGTAGAAGAGCAAACCGAAAAATTGGTTGAAGTTTGTAGAATGCGCAATATTCCAATGATTGTGTTTATTAACAAATTAGACCGTGAAGGAAAAGATGCATTTGATTTGCTGGATGAAGTAGAACAAAAATTAGGATTAAAAGTAACGCCGTTGTCGTTCCCAATTGGTATGGGTTACGATTTTCAGGGAATTTATAACATCTGGGAAAAGAACATTAATTTGTTTAGTGAAGACAGCCGCAAAAATATCGATGATGTAATTACAATTGATGATTTAGAAGACAAAGCTTTAGATCAATTGGTTGGTGAAAAACCCGCTGCAAAATTGCGGGAAGAACTGGAATTGGTTGCTGAAGTATATCCAGAATTTAACCGGGAAGATTATATAAAGGGCGATTTACAACCTGTTTTCTTTGGATCTGCTTTAAATAATTTCGGAGTGCGGGAATTGTTAGATTGCTTTATAGAAATTGCGCCATCGCCCCGAGCAAAAGATTCAGATACCCGAACCGTGCTTCCTGATGAAAATAAATTCGCAGGTTTTGTATTTAAGATTCACGCCAATATGGATCCAAAACACCGTGACCGTCTAGCGTTTATCAAGATTGTTTCGGGAACTTTTGAACGCAACAAGCCATACACACATGTTCGTTTGGGTAAGAATTTAAAATTTTCAAGTCCGAATGCGTTTTTTGCCGAAAAGAAAGAAATTGTTGATATTTCATACGCCGGAGATATTGTGGGATTGCATGATACCGGAAACTTTAAAATCGGCGATACGCTAACTGAAGGGGAATTGATGAATTTCCGTGGGATACCATCGTTCTCACCCGAGCATTTTCGATATATTAACAATGCCGATCCAATGAAATCAAAACAATTGGAAAAAGGAATTGACCAATTGATGGATGAAGGAGTGGCACAGTTGTTTACCCTTGAATTAAACGGCCGAAAAGTAATTGGAACCGTTGGTGCGCTGCAATATGAAGTTATTCAATACCGTTTAGAACATGAATACGGTGCAAAATGTACTTACGAAAATTTCCCAGCTTTTAAAGCATGTTGGGTGCGACCGGAAGACCCTAAAAACGAAGAGTTTGCCGAATTTAAACGTGTAAAACAAAAATTCTTAGCAAAAGACAAATCGGGACAATTGGTTTTCCTAGCCGATTCTGAATTTTCTATTCAAATGACCCAAAGTAAATATCCAACCGTAAAACTAGACTACGTTTCCGAACGAATTTTATAA
- the kynU gene encoding kynureninase encodes MNFQNTKEFAQSLDAQDELKKYQSEFVFPQVNGKKAIYFTGNSLGLMPNRAKKYVDEVMNDWANMAVEGHFYAQKPWWDYHERFSNPLSKIVGAKPSEVSVMNTLTVNLHMMMVSFYNPTPTRFKIICEEKAFPSDQYMLQTQVKFHGFDPKDAIVEVQRRAGEHNLRNEDIIAKINEVGDELALVLIGGINYYTGQVLDMENITRAGHAVGAKVGWDLAHAAGNIELKLHDWNADFACWCSYKYMNAGPGSVAGYFVHEKHHNNPDLNRFGGWYGHDKERRFLMEPEFTPNEGALGWQSSCTGVLAMAPYLASVEMFDEIGMDALIKKRNLITAYLEFIVNEIAKETNTNLEIITPKNQAERGSQLSVVLHGEGKELFHYLMKEGVIVDWREPAVIRLAPVPLYSTFEDMYHFGQILKKGIQTT; translated from the coding sequence ATGAACTTTCAAAATACAAAAGAATTTGCACAATCCTTAGATGCACAAGACGAATTAAAGAAATACCAAAGTGAATTTGTTTTCCCACAAGTCAATGGAAAAAAAGCAATCTATTTTACGGGAAATTCATTGGGATTAATGCCAAATCGTGCCAAAAAATATGTAGATGAAGTGATGAATGATTGGGCAAATATGGCTGTTGAAGGACATTTTTATGCACAAAAGCCATGGTGGGATTACCATGAGCGTTTTTCAAATCCGTTATCAAAAATCGTGGGAGCAAAACCTAGTGAGGTTTCTGTAATGAACACCCTTACTGTGAATTTACACATGATGATGGTTTCGTTTTATAACCCAACACCTACCCGATTCAAAATTATTTGCGAAGAAAAAGCTTTTCCTAGCGACCAGTATATGTTGCAAACCCAAGTTAAATTTCATGGTTTCGATCCAAAAGATGCTATTGTTGAAGTACAGCGCAGAGCGGGTGAACACAATCTGCGCAACGAAGACATTATCGCTAAGATTAATGAAGTAGGCGATGAATTGGCGCTTGTTTTGATTGGTGGCATTAACTATTACACTGGTCAGGTTTTAGATATGGAAAACATCACAAGAGCTGGTCATGCGGTTGGGGCAAAAGTAGGTTGGGATTTGGCACATGCTGCCGGAAATATCGAGCTCAAATTGCACGATTGGAATGCAGATTTCGCTTGTTGGTGTAGTTACAAATACATGAATGCAGGTCCAGGAAGCGTTGCCGGATATTTCGTACACGAAAAACATCACAACAATCCTGATCTAAATCGTTTTGGAGGATGGTATGGTCACGATAAAGAACGTCGTTTTTTAATGGAGCCTGAATTTACGCCAAATGAAGGAGCATTGGGTTGGCAAAGTTCATGTACGGGTGTTTTGGCAATGGCACCTTACTTGGCATCTGTTGAAATGTTTGATGAAATAGGTATGGATGCCCTTATAAAAAAGCGCAATTTAATAACTGCTTATTTAGAATTTATCGTAAACGAAATAGCCAAAGAAACCAATACCAATTTAGAAATTATCACTCCAAAAAATCAAGCAGAACGAGGATCGCAGCTTTCTGTGGTTTTACACGGCGAAGGAAAAGAACTTTTTCATTATTTAATGAAAGAAGGCGTGATTGTAGATTGGCGTGAACCAGCAGTTATTCGTTTAGCTCCGGTGCCATTATATTCAACCTTTGAAGATATGTATCATTTTGGACAAATTTTGAAAAAAGGAATACAAACAACTTAA
- a CDS encoding aconitate hydratase: MAFDIEMIKKVYENMPARVDKARELVGRPLTLSEKILYSHLWEGTPSQKFERAKDYVDFAPDRVACQDATAQMALLQFMHAGKEQVAVPTTVHCDHLIQAKVGAEKDLAVANNQSKEVFDFLSSVSNKYGIGFWKPGAGIIHQIVLENYAFPGGMMIGTDSHTVNAGGLGMLAIGVGGADAVDVMSGMAWELKFPKLIGVKLTGKLNGWTAPKDVILKVADILTVKGGTGAIVEYFGEGALSMSCTGKGTICNMGAEIGATTSTFGYDDSMRRYLTATGRADVVEAADKVASYLTADAEVYANPEQYFDQLIEINLSELEPYINGPFTPDRGTPVSKMKEEAAKNDWPVKVEWGLIGSCTNSSYEDMSRAVSIVNQAVELGITPKAEFGINPGSEQIRYTIERDGMIAAFEKMGTKVFTNACGPCIGQWDREGADKGEKNTIVHSFNRNFSKRADGNPNTHAFVTSPEMVAALAISGRLDFNPITDKLLNDNGEEVMFKPPFGDELPTKGFDVEDAGYQAPAADGSSVNVVVSPDSSRLQLLEPFQPWNGQNITGAKLLIKAFGKCTTDHISMAGPWLRFRGHLDNISNNMLIGAENAFNGKANLVKNQLTGEYAEVPAVQRQYKAAGIPSIVVGDQNYGEGSSREHAAMEPRHLGVKAVLVKSFARIHETNLKKQGMLALTFANEADYDKIQEDDTINFLDLTEFAPGKQLTLEFVHADGSKDIIMANHTYNDSQIEWFKAGSALNLIAAGK; this comes from the coding sequence ATGGCTTTTGATATTGAAATGATTAAAAAAGTGTACGAAAACATGCCTGCACGTGTTGACAAAGCACGCGAATTAGTAGGTCGTCCGCTAACACTTTCAGAAAAGATTTTATATTCTCATTTATGGGAAGGAACACCTTCACAAAAATTTGAAAGAGCAAAAGATTATGTAGATTTTGCTCCAGATCGTGTAGCATGTCAAGACGCTACTGCCCAAATGGCTTTATTGCAGTTTATGCATGCCGGTAAAGAACAAGTGGCAGTACCAACAACCGTTCACTGTGATCACTTAATTCAAGCAAAAGTAGGTGCAGAAAAAGATTTAGCTGTAGCAAACAACCAATCAAAAGAGGTTTTTGATTTCCTTTCATCTGTTTCCAATAAATACGGTATTGGCTTCTGGAAACCAGGTGCTGGAATCATCCACCAAATTGTTTTAGAAAACTATGCATTCCCTGGCGGTATGATGATCGGAACCGATTCTCACACAGTAAACGCAGGTGGTTTAGGAATGCTTGCTATTGGTGTGGGTGGTGCAGATGCAGTTGATGTAATGAGCGGTATGGCTTGGGAATTAAAGTTTCCTAAACTTATCGGAGTAAAATTAACAGGAAAATTAAACGGATGGACAGCTCCAAAAGATGTTATCTTAAAAGTTGCTGATATTTTAACCGTTAAAGGTGGAACAGGTGCTATTGTTGAATATTTTGGCGAAGGCGCACTTTCAATGTCTTGTACAGGTAAAGGAACCATTTGTAATATGGGTGCCGAAATTGGTGCTACTACATCTACCTTTGGGTATGATGATTCCATGAGAAGATATTTAACAGCTACCGGTCGTGCAGATGTGGTTGAAGCAGCTGATAAAGTAGCTTCATACTTAACTGCCGATGCAGAAGTATATGCAAACCCAGAGCAATATTTTGACCAATTAATCGAAATTAATTTATCAGAATTAGAACCATATATCAACGGACCTTTCACTCCAGATAGAGGAACACCTGTATCAAAAATGAAAGAAGAAGCCGCTAAAAATGATTGGCCGGTAAAAGTAGAATGGGGATTAATCGGTTCATGTACCAACTCTTCTTATGAAGATATGTCGCGTGCAGTTTCAATCGTTAACCAAGCTGTGGAACTTGGCATTACACCAAAAGCCGAGTTTGGTATCAACCCAGGTTCTGAACAAATTCGATACACCATTGAAAGAGACGGTATGATTGCTGCCTTTGAAAAAATGGGAACAAAAGTATTTACAAATGCTTGTGGACCTTGTATTGGGCAATGGGATCGTGAAGGAGCAGACAAAGGTGAGAAAAACACTATTGTACACTCTTTTAACCGTAACTTCTCTAAACGTGCCGATGGAAATCCAAATACGCATGCCTTTGTAACTTCTCCAGAAATGGTTGCAGCATTGGCAATTTCGGGTCGATTAGATTTTAACCCAATTACCGATAAATTGCTAAACGATAATGGCGAAGAGGTAATGTTTAAACCGCCATTTGGCGATGAATTACCAACAAAAGGTTTCGATGTGGAAGACGCAGGTTATCAAGCGCCAGCAGCAGACGGGTCTAGCGTAAATGTAGTGGTGAGTCCAGATTCATCTCGTTTACAATTGTTAGAACCTTTCCAACCTTGGAACGGTCAAAATATTACAGGAGCTAAATTGTTAATCAAAGCTTTCGGAAAATGTACCACCGACCACATTTCAATGGCAGGACCATGGTTGCGTTTCCGCGGACACTTAGACAATATTTCAAACAATATGCTAATTGGTGCAGAAAATGCGTTTAACGGAAAAGCAAACCTTGTTAAAAATCAATTAACAGGTGAATATGCAGAAGTTCCAGCGGTTCAACGTCAATACAAAGCCGCAGGAATTCCATCAATCGTAGTGGGTGATCAAAACTACGGTGAAGGATCATCGCGTGAGCACGCTGCAATGGAACCTCGCCACTTAGGTGTAAAAGCAGTTCTAGTAAAATCGTTTGCTCGTATCCACGAAACCAACCTTAAAAAACAAGGTATGTTGGCATTGACATTTGCAAACGAAGCTGATTACGATAAAATTCAAGAAGACGATACCATCAACTTTTTAGATTTAACCGAATTTGCTCCAGGAAAACAATTAACTTTAGAATTCGTTCATGCAGACGGTTCTAAAGACATCATCATGGCAAATCATACCTATAACGACAGCCAAATTGAGTGGTTTAAAGCAGGTTCTGCATTAAATTTAATTGCAGCAGGAAAATAA
- a CDS encoding peptidylprolyl isomerase — protein sequence MKRIKKNFLFLLFSFSTFMYAQKPTDVLVTINDSIYTVADFERLYNKNIDVIADESQKDIDNYFELYKTYKLRLQHAYSLGIDQSPKVQQEFAMYRKELAEKYFINEKELNRLLDEALERNKWEVNASHILITVDEFAVPADTLKAYNQAIAVRSEILKGLPFEDAAVVYSNDLSAKHNKGNLGYFSVFKMVYPFESGAYNTPVGAVSMPIRTKFGFHLIKVHKKRPAPKTKRIAHILVETKDKEQGDAQKKINEIYKRLEVGDSFFDVAFHFSEDIHTRDNGGDLGIYNEGTLNIDGISDILYELNFKDAYSKPFASQYGWHIVAVTDIKEQPEEEDLKANFLRKIKSDERSKVLEKDLMDHLKELYQFKVNTENLSKTVSLLNRTELMNQPKVEQTKETESVVAVFTDNQITVKNILDHIYSFPNKYAATPTDELLVKKAFNFYTLQKLKETYNSNLERNFPEFAHTLHEYKEGLMLFDLLEEKIWNVTANDTVALQNYFEQHQSNYTQPAHFIGEVYVFNNKSDAKTYHKLLKNNYTVKEADFPMVYKYQGRFYRNDKRLPENLDFNSLGKKVIKWNNLYYVFYLRDKKDSYEPAFEEVKSKVITDYQALFEKQFNEQLKEKASIHANQAVLNQLKTKYNKKNLN from the coding sequence ATGAAGCGTATAAAAAAAAATTTTCTTTTTCTTCTTTTTTCTTTTTCAACCTTTATGTATGCGCAAAAACCAACCGATGTTTTGGTTACAATTAACGACAGTATATACACTGTTGCTGATTTTGAGCGTTTGTACAATAAAAATATCGATGTAATTGCGGATGAATCTCAAAAAGACATCGACAATTATTTTGAATTGTATAAAACCTATAAATTGCGTTTGCAACACGCATACAGCTTGGGAATTGATCAATCACCAAAAGTGCAACAAGAATTTGCAATGTACCGAAAGGAATTGGCAGAAAAATATTTTATAAACGAAAAAGAATTAAACCGTTTATTGGATGAAGCTTTAGAGCGAAATAAATGGGAAGTAAACGCCTCGCACATTTTAATTACTGTTGATGAATTTGCTGTACCTGCAGATACCTTAAAAGCTTATAACCAAGCTATTGCTGTTAGAAGCGAAATTTTAAAAGGATTACCATTTGAAGATGCCGCTGTTGTCTATTCCAATGATTTAAGTGCAAAACACAACAAAGGTAATTTGGGTTATTTTAGTGTTTTTAAAATGGTTTATCCGTTTGAAAGCGGCGCCTATAACACACCAGTTGGAGCTGTTTCAATGCCGATTCGAACGAAATTTGGTTTCCATTTAATTAAAGTTCATAAAAAAAGACCTGCTCCAAAAACAAAGCGAATTGCACATATTTTAGTTGAAACAAAAGATAAAGAACAAGGCGATGCTCAAAAGAAAATCAACGAAATCTACAAACGTTTAGAAGTTGGTGATTCTTTTTTTGATGTTGCTTTTCATTTCTCGGAAGATATTCACACGCGAGACAACGGAGGTGATTTGGGTATTTATAACGAAGGAACGCTCAATATTGATGGTATTTCGGATATTTTATATGAGTTAAATTTTAAAGATGCCTATTCAAAACCGTTTGCAAGTCAGTATGGATGGCACATCGTTGCAGTCACCGATATCAAAGAACAGCCCGAAGAAGAAGATTTAAAGGCTAACTTTCTCCGAAAAATAAAGTCAGACGAACGCTCAAAAGTGCTGGAAAAAGACTTAATGGATCATTTAAAAGAATTGTATCAATTTAAAGTAAACACAGAAAATCTATCGAAAACCGTATCGCTTTTAAATCGAACCGAATTAATGAACCAACCAAAAGTGGAACAAACAAAAGAAACCGAAAGTGTGGTAGCTGTTTTTACAGATAATCAAATTACGGTAAAAAATATTTTGGACCATATTTATTCGTTTCCAAACAAATACGCAGCCACACCAACCGATGAATTGCTTGTGAAAAAAGCATTTAATTTTTATACGCTTCAAAAATTAAAAGAAACCTACAACAGTAATTTGGAACGTAATTTTCCTGAGTTTGCACACACTTTACATGAGTATAAAGAAGGTTTAATGTTATTTGATTTATTAGAGGAAAAGATTTGGAACGTAACTGCAAATGATACCGTAGCACTTCAAAATTATTTTGAACAGCACCAATCTAATTACACGCAACCTGCGCATTTTATTGGGGAAGTTTATGTTTTCAACAATAAATCTGATGCTAAAACCTATCATAAATTATTAAAGAACAATTATACAGTTAAAGAAGCCGATTTTCCGATGGTTTATAAATACCAAGGGCGATTTTATAGAAATGACAAACGTTTACCCGAAAATTTAGATTTTAATTCATTAGGAAAAAAGGTAATAAAATGGAACAATTTGTACTATGTTTTTTATTTGCGCGATAAAAAAGACAGCTATGAACCTGCATTTGAAGAAGTGAAAAGCAAAGTAATCACAGACTACCAAGCATTATTCGAAAAACAGTTCAATGAGCAATTAAAAGAAAAAGCATCAATACACGCCAATCAAGCTGTTTTGAATCAATTAAAAACTAAATACAACAAAAAAAATCTTAATTAA
- a CDS encoding type II toxin-antitoxin system TacA family antitoxin, translating into MATLVNDRIDVRISTEQKELIKFASELKGFKSLSEFVVFCINNEANKIIIENNQILKSIEDKKVFLNAILNPQKPNAKLKKAQLNYLNFIESNGVKNSTP; encoded by the coding sequence ATGGCAACTTTAGTTAATGACAGAATTGATGTTCGAATTAGCACAGAACAAAAGGAGTTGATTAAGTTTGCAAGTGAATTGAAAGGTTTTAAAAGTCTTAGTGAATTTGTTGTTTTCTGTATAAATAATGAAGCAAATAAGATCATTATTGAAAACAATCAAATACTTAAGAGTATTGAGGATAAAAAAGTTTTTTTGAATGCAATATTAAACCCACAAAAACCCAATGCAAAACTTAAAAAGGCTCAATTAAATTATTTAAATTTTATTGAATCAAATGGCGTTAAAAATAGTACTCCTTGA